ActccttccctggggctgcactcCAGTAGGATGTGGTGGCTGCAGAGTACACAAACCAGCTCTGGACTAAAGGTACCAATGCTACATTTGCTGTTCTTAGGTAGTACTGAAACTTTAGTAGTATATTCAGTATTCTTAGCTAGTATTCTGAAATTTTGCTTCATATGATTTGGGTGATGGCAATGGGTGTTCAGGCAATGCAGACTGAATACAATTTACAGCCCAGCAACTATGAAATTGTAGCTAGTAACAGTAAGAAATATTTGAactcttgtttttgtttttctgaattaCAATTTCAGCTTTTCAAAACCATTATTTCTAACAAACTTGTTAATAAATGCACTTGCTACGTTATGTTACCAGGTTATTTGTGAGCTTCACCTTTATTGAGAATGGCTtaattacaaataaaaatatatttatgtataaaatCCCTGCATGTAAAATCCCCTTCCTTTGCTATTGACATCCTGACAGAAACAAAGCAACAGAACATTTTCAGAGTGTTTTGATAGACAATCTTGTAATAGGAAACAAAGTTTCAGAAAATGCAGGTGTTCTGGATGCTTGTGCAGATGCTTTTTCAGTTGAATTTGTGTCACATACTCAGTCTTTTCACTGGGCTTTTGCTTCTCCCTTGTGTTTCCATCTCTCACAGCCATCATCTTCCATTTGGCAGCTGTATGAGATCCTGCTGTCATACTGGACCTCTCCTTTTGTCTGCACTAGCTGAGACAGCTTTGTTTATCTTTCACTTTTGTTGAAGCATTGAAACCCTGGGTACCCAACACTTACCTGTCAGTATTGTTACACCTGTGTGTGCACTTCAGCACACTCAGCCTGCCCTTCAGTTCATGTTTTCTATACATCCAGGATTCACTTTTGGCAATGGAAACAGTAAGATGCTGAATGCCAGTGACAAGCCTTTGTAAGAATTGGTTTTATTCAACTAATCAAGCCTGCTCTAAGATAAATCCTGTGGCAGTTTAATGGTATTGAATGAACTACCTACCTGAAAATGCATGGGTTAAGGGGATACTCTAACAGCCTGTAGCTTCCATACCTGTTAATTATTAACAGAGCTAATACACTCTCTCAAAATCAAACATCACGATTTTGGCCCTGGACATAAAAATTCCCAGACCAGGAGTCTTGTGGTTGTTCACTTTGGAGAGTTGAAAGGCATTACCTACAACAGGTTTGGTACCTTTCTTCTGGAAGGattctgctgctggcactgatgGACCAGTTCTCCACAAATCACATCCTCCCTGTTGCTCATCACTGCCAGAATGTATTTCAACTTCACCAATGATAATCAAAATGTGACACACAAAGCTTCCTGTCACACacttttgtttgggttttttaagggTTACTGCATTTTAGATGTTCTGTTACTATTTTTTGCCTTTGTAGAAAGGAGCACTCTTGCCTCTACTAAGTACTTAGTCAACACTGTGTACTTCTCAGTTAGTCAACAACTGATACATTTTTTTACCAagataaacattttctttttctatgcTGAAAGGAGAATTCCTATTTATTATATCCACACAGTTTCAGAACTTGAACAGTTCTTTTCCTAAAACCATGCCAGAGATGTGGGACCTCTGTCTTCAGTGCAAATTTTCCCAGTTTTATGTCAGTGCTGATTTTCCTACTCACGTTCATATAGGCAGGACTGAAGATTGAGACTTGGAAGAAATTAGGATGGATGAAGCTGAAATAAGTGGTTTTTTCTTACACTTCAGAGTGCTCCTCAGGTACCAGAGGAAAGGGCTGTGAATGGGTGTTACCAATTTCACTTAATGTCTCTATATAGCAACAACTTAATCCACATACAGCTGCAGTATAAGAGCTAGAACAATCTAAGTTCCTGCCTTTTTACTTGTAGAAAGTATGTTTGTATTTCCTCTTTCCTTAATTGATTTTAGCTCTTCTGAGAATGTCACTGAACTAATACTAACAGCAAAATTTGGCTCAAATTATAATTTAGCATTTTAGATACAATGCAGTAGATGCTGTCAGATATTTACACTTTACACACAAAATATATACCATTAGTGTGGATGATAATTTTCTGCATTTGCTCAATAAGTTTAAATATTTAGAATGTTCATATTTAGAATGGATTCTGCAGAAACTGGCACATGTGTGTGGCATAACATTCAGAGCTTTTTGCAAAGAGCAGTAAAGACTTCCAAGTGCAAATAAAATCTTTCCACTTAAAGTTCTGGAGCAATGTGGAGCTCTGAGCAGTCATCCAGGAGGATTTAGCCAAAAGAGACTGAGTTTGTAATGCAAGGGAGTAATTCCAGTATTGCAGTTGCATAAATGCTAAATCTCTGTGAATTTGGTAGATGGGAAGTTTCCTACATTGCAGACAATACTGATGAACCAGCAAGgcatttttttgttatttaaagatggtttaaattaataatttttccttttaaaatatccTACTGAACTTCAAATCCATAGGTTTTGTATGAAGACCAGCCCTTCATGCTttgacagagagagaaacaggtattttctattttttcctttgtttaccTAAACCTATGCAAATATTACCAAGTGTTGAAATTCATAAatttggtgcttttttttcttatgtgtttaatttgaaaataagcTGAAAGTGAACAGGCTTTGGGCCTGTATTTTAGAACTGCTGTCAGATGTGCAATTTTGAAAAttaggggaagaaaaaaaccaaagacagATATTGCaaaatcaaaaaaacaaaaaaaaaaaggagaaggtaGGGACAGCATTGCAATATAGTCCTGTCAATGTCTGTAAAGCCTCCCTTGGTGGAGGTCCCACTGCAGTCCAGGAGTGAGGGAGGTGTGTGCAGGGGAGTCCTGAGACGAGcagccagctgccctgcaggctgtgcaggaaggagcaggagtgTCTGGGTGGGTGTCAGCTGTCAGTGTAGATGAACAGAATATCTTCATCCGTGCCATAACTTGTCCTGGCTTCCTCAAAGTTACTGATGCTGGTGCAGCATGTTCCTGGAAGGAGGAACAAAAGGTTAGAAAAATGCAGGATTTGCCAGTGAAAGGTTCTTACATGGGATGTAACAGTAGTATAGAGACTACACCCAGCAGCTTAGGTTCCAGCTTTATTCAGGTAGATTTTTCCCCTTAGAGAGCTCCCTGAAGTAATGCTGCAGACAGGTACCACCTGGCCCTTCTGCTATattctgcacacagacatttcAGCATCTCTCACAACCCATCTGAAAGCCAGACAAGCCAAGTGCTAGAATGCCTATGTGAATTCTTCAAATAAATCACATCCCAAAATGCAGCACTGATCTAATTCATGTGGCAAAACCCCTTCTGACAAATTGGGCAGTGATGCTTAAGATGCCTGTGCACTGTGAGGGGagctccagctgtggctctgtgtcTCTCTGTGTTAGGAGTGCACTGGCTGAATCAGGGACAGGCTACTCACGGTCAGCATAGGCAGGGTTGTTGTAGTAAATACTCCCTGAGGCTTTGTTGTAGCCACATAACACAATGAAATGGCCCTGGTAGTCAGGGCTCCTGCAGAAGCACTTCTGTCCAATGGGAAGGAAGCAGCAGTATTTGACAGGACTTGAGCAAAggtcacacagcagcaggactgCGTTCACAAGGACAATGGCGATGTGGCCCTGGGACAGGTGGTTTTGGATGTCTTGAACAGTTACTgtgctgcaaggaaaaaaacacacacacttACTGAAAGAGGCTGGTGTAAACAAAGTGCCTGATGGTGGACAGTGCAGCTGGCACTTGATAGATACACTATAGATAAACTTCTTTATCACAGGTACAGATCTTTAGTGTTAAACCCTGCAGGCTTTGCTATGGACAAAGCCTGACAGAACCTGTAGCATTCACAGCCTTTTCAttttattgctgctgctgaagtgcAGAGCAACAGCTCTGGATTCTGCAGTAACACATTCTGAGATGACACATCAGATGCCCCAGAGAACAGAATTAAAGGAACTGGCAACTCACTCAGTAACTTGAGGGACTTCTGTTGCAGGCAAATTTTAAGTGAAATGTTCTCTCTTGCTGTTAGCAAAGCTTATCTCTGAAACACCAAATCTTTATCGAGTGAGTGGTTAAATGTTGTGTAACCACTAACCAAATTAAGATGTACCCAGATATGCCTCTGTCACCCAGGACTGTCATCCTCCTAGCTGAAGTTTTGAATTGCCTCATATTTTAGGCTTTATTTCTACAGAGAGTAAGTATTCACCAAACATCACCTATAACCTCATCTGTTGAAAGCTGTCCCTCTCTGAGGCAGATGTGTGTTCCATATGCGTCAGAAACTCATCTCTTGGATCAGTTccaggtgtctgtgctgtgtgcaCCACCTGGCTGAACTTGTGTGCTTTGTATTTAATCCTTCCCCACTCTGATGCCCCAGCCTCAGTACTGCACAGGTAAATGtgccctctgtccctgccttgATCAAGGCCACAGGCTAAAGACTGCAAAAGCAAGAGGGACTGTGTGTCCCTTCTGTCCTGTCACAGCTTATTATCAGTTAAAGTGAAGGTGACATGCATGTTAGAAAGGACACTTGATTCTGCTAAATATAAGTTATGCTCCAGCATTCAAATGTTATTGTGGCTGCCCCATATCCTCTCTTCTTTCCTTACCCCTAATCATTTACCCCACTTTGACAGCAGGGATCCAAATCCATTCCCTATAAAAAGGGATGCAGCTCAAGTAGGATGCTTAGTCATTCCCCAGTCGAATTTCACTGCTGATTATGAAAATTCTGcagtttttccatttcttctggGTTTGTAGTTCTTTCATGGAGTTCCTTATTTCATGGTCTCCTTGGCAAAAGCTCCTATGCTAACTTGTAATTTGCATGTTTGTCTGGGAACAGAGATCCATAATGTTTGTGTAGCTCTGGGAACAATGAGTTCTGTACCCACACAGCATTCTCCTTAATTCCAACAATGACCAATTAGAGTGCTGTAGGCACTCCCTACTGCCTAAGTGTAATGGATAACCAAATTCAAAACATAGTCAGCTCCTATCAGCATTTTCTTATCACTTTTTTTGCATCATGACTAATTTTTCTTCAAACTTCATTATTAGCTCTTGATGTGCATGAGGTTTTTTTGAGACAGCTATAGGAGAAAGACACTAAGTGGTAAAAAAAGGCTTAGGGCTTGATTTCAGTCTCTTTCAGTGATTTAGCCTGGTGCCTCCAAGAAAAGCAGAGGCCCACAGAATCtccaaagagaaagaaaacagcttACCATTTCTCCACCAGCACCTTGCAGTCTTTGGCTTGTGCAAAGAGCTGATTCACTCGATTCTCTTCTGTGTCAAAGTGCTTCCTGTAAAATGACTGTGGAAATAACAGAAGTTCTGAACTGGAATGGTGTTTACCTTGGGTAATCCACCACTTAGAGTTTGCTAGCAAGAGCCTGCATAAGTTAGAGATCTGGCTATGGGATAAAAGATCTCTCCCTTAGTTTGCTGGAAACAAGGCAAGGATTTCTGCTCTGaattataaattaaatttgCTCCTGGTCAGTCACTGTTGCAGTTTCTATCCTGTGGCTGTTCAGCTGCCTACATAACAGAAGCCTGTCTGGTTTCCCAGGGGAAACTGGGCAGGAGCTTGCAATAAAGTCACCACTGCTACAGGCCCTGGAGAGGCCAAGCTCTCAGTGGATGGGAGGCTGAGTTCCCCTCTCACCTCTAGAGGTGGATCTTCCAGGTCAAGGCTGAGGCACGGTGGTGGGGAAAGTGTGGAAGCtaaacactgctgctgcccaggctgtaCCTGTTCTGTAGATAAATACAGGGCTTCAGTCTCCAAGGCTGTCAAATAGGTTGGAACCTTTCATGAACACTACATGCAAACTTTTTCAAAATTCAAAAGTTGGAATCAATATGGGATCATACTGCCTTTGGAACAGATTTGTGCCAATTTTGGCAGTAGGTCAAATTAACTGTGGTTGACTGTCAGTAAGACACCAGAGCTTTTACAGCATGACACTCAGGGCTTTTAAAGCTGCCTGCTCTCCCCCTGTGGATGAGAATACTGACCTGATTTTTGTAGCCCTTGTCCACTCCGAGTGTCTGGGTGCAAAATTTATGCTTAACTCCGAAGTGCCGCATTAGGTAGGCCAGGTCAATAGTCCAGATACTCTTTGTTAACTGGAGTTCCTGGATGGCTTTCTGAAACTCATCATTGTCCAAATGATTCAGGTACCTACAGTATCAAGAaaggcaggggaagggaagcacagaTCTTAGGAGAAGCAAAATGTGTGCTGTAGTCCAAGCCTCTACATCACAGCACATAAAAACTGAAACAACAGGCTTGGCTAagaaataaccaaaaaaaaaaaaaccaaaccaacccacAAAGGAGACAGAAATTTAAGGGAAGGGAATAGGGAATATTTAACTGGATTTATTGCTGACTTTTTAAAGTTGGAAATGTGTGGTGCCTTGACTGTTTTAGAGTACTAGAAGTGTACAGGTGCTGTACCAGAGTCAAGCTGGTATAGAATTCTGTCCTGAAGGGTTTACAGTGTAATGTACAAGAGTATTAGAGCCAACACAGAAAAAAGAGTTAAAGACTAAAACTTCCTTCACACAATAGATGGATTTTAAAAGGAGGAGCTGTAAAGGAATTCAGTAAATATTCAAAGGAAGCTTGTCTTGGGCACTGATGACACAAAAGGAAGAAAGTGGGAGATGGAAGTCAGGAGGAAGCTTGGGACAGGTTGCAAAGGGGCAGAGCAAGGTAGCTACGGGGAGTTCTGAAAGTAAGAAAACAAATGGAAGtaaatgataaaaaataaaaagcaactgGAATTGAGGATGCAGGGCAAACAAGGTCAGATCAGCAGGGTAAGAAGATTAATCTTGGAAGCTGAGTTTTGGGCAGACTGGAGTGGCAAAGAGGTAAAGGGAATAGAGGTTACAGTAGTCAAGATGGGAAATTACCAGCACACGGACTAACGTCTTGGCAGAAGGGATGGAGAGAAATGAAAATCTTCTGCTTCATATCTACTAAGTGGACATCTAAATAGGTATTTCTCCTGCACCTAAGCTCATGTTCCTCTGTGGAAGGAAAGAGGAGTTCAGCAGGACAGCTACTAgttcaaaaaaccaaaaataaacaaaaaaacccccagaggGCAACACAATTTTGAAGCTGAAACTACTCTTGGAACACAAACACTCATCCCACAGGTTGGggctcagcaggacagaggtAGTACAGGTACAGCACACACTCATAAACTGGGATACACCTACCCATCACTTGAAAACACAGAAAGGAATCAGATGAGTCACAGCTAACTATGATTTCTTAATTGTAACAACAGGAAAGGCAACACTTTCTATGAGCTTATGCATGCCAGCCTGCAAAGTTCAGAGCTGATTAGCTATTCTGCATCTGTGTAATTAGTCAATTATTCAAAAGGGTCCAAAGTTCACTTCAGTTTATGTTTTCCCTGGCttctgctggagagctgggTCAGGCCCAAGCAGCAGCCACTGTCCAAGGGTACCTCAAAAACTGCTGCTCTCCTAAGACTgcactcagggctgctccaaCACACCTCTTCTCCCTGGGATTTGCCTCCTGCTAGCCCTCCCCATGGAATGCATTTCCCACTCTGAGAGGCACTTACTGAAGCACCATCCTGGAGCAGGCCAGCCCGCAGTCCCAGTGGTACAGCTGCTGAATCACGGGCACTTTCAGCTGGATGCAGTCAACTGTGTGAGCAGGACACAAACAGTGTCAATCCATACAGGAATGTTTTTCCATGCCACTAAAAG
This portion of the Agelaius phoeniceus isolate bAgePho1 chromosome 18, bAgePho1.hap1, whole genome shotgun sequence genome encodes:
- the GUCD1 gene encoding protein GUCD1, which codes for MKSPREAGEPPPVDCIQLKVPVIQQLYHWDCGLACSRMVLQYLNHLDNDEFQKAIQELQLTKSIWTIDLAYLMRHFGVKHKFCTQTLGVDKGYKNQSFYRKHFDTEENRVNQLFAQAKDCKVLVEKCTVTVQDIQNHLSQGHIAIVLVNAVLLLCDLCSSPVKYCCFLPIGQKCFCRSPDYQGHFIVLCGYNKASGSIYYNNPAYADRTCCTSISNFEEARTSYGTDEDILFIYTDS